In Chelonia mydas isolate rCheMyd1 chromosome 19, rCheMyd1.pri.v2, whole genome shotgun sequence, the following are encoded in one genomic region:
- the GJB3 gene encoding gap junction beta-3 protein: protein MDWKMLQGLLSGVNKYSTAFGRIWLSVVFVFRVLVYVVAAERVWGDEQKDFDCNTKQPGCTNVCYDHYFPISHIRLWALQLIFVTCPSLLVIMHVAYREDREKKNREKNGEDCPKLYHNPGKKHGGLWWTYLLTLFFKLTIEISFLYLLHKMWDSFDLPRLVKCANLDPCPNIVDCYIARPTEKKVFTYFMVGASALCIVLTVCEIFYLIFKRAVRSLHKWKKNSKRLVNYNQASTCQCHLKLEQQDGKAKNKPLDALQASSPNLTVI, encoded by the coding sequence ATGGATTGGAAGATGCTGCAGGGCCTGCTGAGCGGGGTGAACAAGTACTCCACGGCCTTTGGGCGCATCTGGCTCTCCGTGGTCTTCGTCTTCCGGGTGCTGGTCTACGTGGTGGCGGCGGAGCGCGTGTGGGGGGACGAGCAGAAGGACTTTGACTGCAACACCAAGCAGCCCGGCTGCACCAACGTCTGCTACGACCACTACTTCCCCATCTCCCACATCCGCCTCTGGGCCCTGCAGCTCATCTTCgtcacctgcccctccctgctggtgATCATGCACGTGGCCTACCGGGAGGACCGGGAGAAGAAAAACCGGGAGAAGAATGGTGAGGACTGCCCCAAGCTCTATCACAACCCGGGCAAGAAACACGGCGGGCTGTGGTGGACCTACCTGCTGACCCTCTTCTTCAAGCTGACCATCGAGATCAGCTTCCTCTACCTCCTCCACAAGATGTGGGATAGCTTTGACCTGCCTCGCCTGGTCAAGTGCGCCAACCTGGACCCCTGCCCCAACATCGTGGACTGCTACATTGCCCGGCCCACTGAGAAAAAGGTCTTCACCTACTTCATGGTGGGGGCCTCCGCCCTCTGCATTGTCCTCACCGTCTGCGAGATCTTCTACCTCATCTTCAAGCGGGCTGTCCGGAGCCTACACAAGTGGAAGAAGAACTCCAAGCGCTTGGTCAACTACAACCAGGCTTCCACCTGCCAGTGCCACCTGAAGCTGGAGCAGCAGGACGGCAAGGCCAAGAACAAGCCTTTGGATGCCCTCCAGGCCTCCTCTCCCAACTTGACTGTGATCTGA